In Myxococcus stipitatus, the following are encoded in one genomic region:
- a CDS encoding FtsK/SpoIIIE family DNA translocase has translation MTAKKGRAEKAVLSRQEIATRRKALADKKRKAGIDDGDGGTTARAITGVFLLALSLLSLLSVATFDAHDRVGPGFRNAVGPMGHLIAETLRGLLGVCAYLAPVAGAYTAMVLFVGNRDRKRAPQVISLFLLTASVAVLAQLIFAGDKGWAHPPGGALGASLGGVLEGLFSTVGTVILVTAISAAALIVGTQYTFFKLCSLVWAGMCVLGRRISESAQAFWETQKVAYKARQERAAQDKLEEAAFLAQLEADEEELAEAERAAEEAEAAEAEAMAEEAVRLARQTEKEQAAATKLALKETREREKLEKKKVLPAETDSLPPTSSPPVPADKLAVRAPEKRPAPGADPAWAASFLAPAPHSTPIVPEGVEPPRSRRKTPNIVTGPTAAPVAALPESTEPAPAAAAPIIAAPVVQQPTAPVASAPAPQSSALARMPLIVEPKAPPKPTAKKSQDQFEFVGDRKSFTLPPLDVLEYNKKERSELDKDAFLSTAEKLRAKLADFGIVGEVVEIRPGPVVTMYEFLPGPGIKVSKIAALQDDLAMAMEAMRVRIVAPIPGKGVVGIEVPNRDRETVYLKEIAEQDAFLKGPSKLTMCVGKDIEGMPYVFDLAKAPHLLIAGTTGSGKSVAVNSMIMSILLKSTPEEVRFIMVDPKMLELSVYEGIPHLLLPVVTDPKKAALALRWAVEEMERRYQMLSEAGVRNIAGFNKLVESSASEVKEALSSAEPAPKKSKPKKVLVLDVEGGAPKAASNASSSDSLGVAAPREDLEDLREAVMSEDEPAPQDAVPEVEAEPEDDGAEAALEAASSKPEKKELKKLPYIVVIIDELADLMMVASREVETYVARLAQMARAAGIHLMVATQRPSTDVVTGVIKANFPTRISFMLRSKPDSMTILGTVGAEALLGMGDMLIMPPTSAHLQRVHGAFVSEDEIKKAVDHLKAQGKPVFDESILKPRDEDVESGGEEDELSDELYDQALAVVSEMRAVSISMLQRKMRIGYNRAARMIERMERDGVVGAADGAKPREVLIRGVGDMPGAGAM, from the coding sequence ATGACGGCGAAGAAGGGTCGGGCGGAGAAGGCAGTGCTGTCCCGGCAGGAAATCGCGACGCGTCGCAAGGCGCTCGCGGACAAGAAGCGGAAGGCGGGAATCGATGACGGCGACGGCGGAACCACCGCGCGTGCCATCACCGGTGTGTTCCTGCTCGCCTTGTCCCTGCTCTCACTGTTGTCGGTGGCCACGTTCGATGCCCATGACCGGGTGGGTCCGGGCTTCCGCAACGCGGTGGGCCCCATGGGGCACCTCATCGCGGAGACGCTGCGAGGGCTGCTGGGTGTCTGCGCCTACCTGGCCCCCGTGGCGGGGGCCTACACCGCGATGGTGCTCTTCGTGGGCAACCGGGACCGGAAGCGGGCGCCGCAGGTCATCAGCCTCTTCCTGCTGACCGCGAGCGTCGCCGTCCTGGCGCAGCTCATCTTCGCGGGCGACAAGGGCTGGGCGCATCCCCCCGGAGGCGCGCTGGGCGCGAGCCTGGGCGGCGTCCTGGAGGGGCTGTTCTCCACCGTCGGCACCGTCATCCTCGTCACCGCCATCAGCGCCGCGGCGCTCATCGTCGGCACGCAGTACACGTTCTTCAAGCTGTGCTCGCTGGTGTGGGCCGGCATGTGTGTCCTGGGCCGCCGTATCTCTGAGTCCGCGCAAGCGTTCTGGGAGACGCAGAAGGTGGCCTACAAGGCCCGCCAGGAGCGCGCGGCGCAAGACAAGCTGGAGGAGGCCGCGTTCCTCGCGCAGTTGGAGGCGGACGAAGAGGAGCTCGCCGAGGCCGAGCGCGCCGCCGAGGAGGCCGAAGCCGCCGAAGCCGAGGCGATGGCCGAGGAGGCCGTGCGTCTGGCCCGCCAGACGGAGAAGGAGCAGGCCGCGGCCACGAAACTTGCCCTCAAGGAGACCCGCGAGCGCGAGAAGCTGGAGAAGAAGAAGGTCCTGCCCGCGGAGACGGACTCGCTGCCGCCCACGTCCTCGCCGCCCGTGCCCGCCGACAAGCTGGCTGTCCGCGCCCCGGAGAAGCGTCCGGCGCCTGGAGCGGACCCGGCCTGGGCCGCGTCGTTCCTCGCGCCCGCGCCCCACTCCACGCCCATCGTCCCCGAGGGTGTCGAGCCCCCGCGCAGCCGCAGGAAGACGCCCAACATCGTCACGGGTCCCACCGCGGCCCCGGTCGCCGCGCTGCCGGAGTCGACCGAGCCCGCGCCCGCCGCCGCCGCGCCCATCATCGCGGCGCCCGTCGTTCAGCAGCCCACGGCTCCGGTGGCCAGTGCTCCCGCGCCGCAGTCGTCGGCACTGGCGCGCATGCCGCTCATCGTGGAGCCCAAGGCGCCGCCCAAGCCCACCGCGAAGAAGAGCCAGGACCAGTTCGAGTTCGTGGGGGACCGCAAGAGCTTCACGCTGCCTCCGCTGGACGTGCTCGAGTACAACAAGAAGGAGCGCTCGGAGCTGGACAAGGACGCGTTCCTGTCCACGGCGGAGAAGCTGCGCGCGAAGCTGGCGGACTTCGGCATCGTCGGAGAGGTGGTGGAGATTCGCCCCGGTCCCGTCGTCACCATGTACGAGTTCCTGCCGGGCCCTGGCATCAAGGTGAGCAAGATTGCCGCGCTCCAGGATGACCTGGCCATGGCGATGGAGGCGATGCGGGTGCGCATCGTCGCGCCCATCCCCGGCAAGGGCGTGGTCGGCATCGAGGTCCCCAACAGGGACCGCGAGACGGTCTACCTGAAGGAGATCGCCGAGCAGGACGCGTTCCTCAAGGGCCCCAGCAAGCTGACCATGTGCGTGGGCAAGGACATCGAGGGCATGCCGTACGTCTTCGACCTGGCGAAGGCGCCCCACCTGCTCATCGCCGGTACGACGGGCTCGGGTAAGTCCGTGGCCGTCAACTCGATGATCATGAGCATCCTCCTCAAGTCCACACCGGAGGAGGTGCGCTTCATCATGGTGGACCCGAAGATGCTGGAGCTCTCCGTCTACGAGGGCATCCCGCATCTGCTGCTGCCGGTGGTGACGGACCCGAAGAAGGCGGCGCTCGCGCTGCGCTGGGCCGTGGAGGAGATGGAGCGCCGCTACCAGATGTTGTCCGAGGCGGGCGTGCGCAACATCGCCGGCTTCAACAAGCTGGTGGAGAGCTCCGCCTCCGAGGTGAAGGAGGCCCTGTCCTCCGCCGAGCCCGCGCCCAAGAAGTCCAAGCCCAAGAAGGTCCTGGTGCTGGACGTGGAGGGAGGCGCGCCGAAGGCCGCGTCCAACGCGTCGAGCTCGGATTCGCTGGGAGTGGCCGCGCCGCGCGAGGACCTGGAGGATTTGCGCGAGGCCGTGATGTCGGAGGACGAGCCCGCGCCCCAGGACGCCGTGCCCGAAGTGGAGGCGGAGCCCGAGGACGATGGCGCCGAGGCCGCGCTGGAGGCGGCTTCGAGCAAGCCCGAGAAGAAGGAGCTCAAGAAGCTGCCCTACATCGTGGTCATCATCGACGAGCTGGCGGACCTGATGATGGTGGCCAGCCGCGAGGTGGAGACGTACGTGGCGCGCCTGGCGCAGATGGCGCGTGCGGCCGGCATCCACCTGATGGTCGCGACGCAGCGTCCTTCGACGGACGTCGTCACGGGTGTCATCAAGGCGAACTTCCCCACGCGCATCAGCTTCATGCTGCGCTCGAAGCCGGACTCGATGACGATTCTTGGCACGGTGGGCGCCGAGGCCCTGCTGGGCATGGGCGACATGCTCATCATGCCGCCGACGAGCGCGCACCTGCAGCGTGTGCACGGCGCCTTCGTGTCCGAGGACGAAATCAAGAAGGCGGTGGACCACCTCAAGGCGCAGGGCAAGCCCGTCTTCGACGAGTCCATCCTCAAGCCGCGCGACGAGGATGTGGAGTCCGGCGGCGAGGAGGACGAGCTGTCCGACGAGCTGTACGACCAGGCGCTCGCGGTGGTCAGCGAGATGCGCGCGGTCTCCATCTCGATGCTCCAGCGCAAGATGCGCATCGGCTACAACCGGGCCGCGCGCATGATTGAGCGGATGGAGCGAGACGGAGTGGTCGGCGCGGCGGACGGAGCCAAGCCCCGCGAGGTGCTCATCCGAGGGGTGGGCGACATGCCGGGCGCCGGCGCGATGTAG
- the gatB gene encoding Asp-tRNA(Asn)/Glu-tRNA(Gln) amidotransferase subunit GatB — MPVSDFQPVIGLEVHAQLLTKSKIFCGCSTAFGAEPNRNTCPVCLGMPGVLPVLNARVVDFAIRTGLALECVVNPKSVWSRKNYFYPDLPKGYQITQFDLPVCEHGRLVIDTPSGEKVIRVRRIHMEEDAGKSVHDAGGGQSLVDLNRAGVPLLEIVSEPDLRDADEAVEYLKALRDILVYLGVNDGNLEEGSFRCDANVSVMPKGSSTYGQRCELKNINSFRFVKQAIEYEISRQVDVIESGGKVSQETRLWDVNKGVTRSMRSKEEAHDYRYFPEPDLPPLLIAKERIEEVRHELPELPRPKLQRFVSQYGLPAYDARILTSERPLADFFEACAQRYPDAKKLSNWFLGELLRLLKESGTQVSEVRFTPAQLGELLGLVDQGTVSANAGKDVLAEMFRTGRAPVDIVAEKGLAQVSDTGAIEAVVDDILAKNMGEVEKYRAGKKQVFGFFVGQVMRAMKGKGNPTLVNDLLKKKLGD, encoded by the coding sequence ATGCCCGTGAGCGATTTCCAGCCCGTCATCGGACTCGAGGTCCACGCGCAGCTCCTCACGAAGTCCAAGATTTTCTGCGGCTGCTCCACCGCGTTCGGAGCGGAGCCCAATCGCAACACCTGTCCGGTGTGCCTGGGCATGCCCGGCGTGCTGCCCGTGCTCAACGCGCGCGTGGTGGACTTCGCCATCCGCACGGGGCTCGCGCTGGAGTGCGTGGTCAATCCCAAGAGCGTGTGGAGCCGGAAGAACTACTTCTATCCGGACCTGCCCAAGGGCTACCAAATCACGCAGTTCGACCTGCCCGTCTGTGAGCACGGGCGCCTGGTCATCGACACGCCGAGCGGAGAGAAGGTCATCCGCGTCCGCCGCATCCACATGGAGGAGGACGCGGGCAAGAGCGTGCACGACGCGGGCGGCGGACAGAGCCTGGTGGACCTCAACCGCGCGGGAGTGCCGCTGCTCGAAATCGTCAGCGAGCCGGACCTGCGCGACGCGGACGAGGCGGTGGAGTACCTCAAGGCCCTGCGCGACATCCTCGTGTACCTGGGCGTCAACGACGGCAACCTGGAGGAAGGCAGCTTCCGCTGTGACGCCAACGTGTCCGTGATGCCCAAGGGCTCCAGCACGTATGGCCAGCGCTGCGAGTTGAAGAACATCAACTCGTTCCGCTTCGTGAAGCAGGCCATCGAGTACGAAATCTCCCGGCAGGTGGACGTCATCGAGTCCGGTGGGAAGGTGAGCCAGGAGACGCGCCTGTGGGACGTCAACAAGGGCGTCACCCGCTCCATGCGAAGCAAGGAGGAGGCGCACGACTACCGGTACTTCCCGGAGCCGGACCTGCCGCCGCTGCTCATCGCGAAGGAGCGCATCGAGGAGGTGCGGCACGAACTGCCGGAGCTGCCCCGGCCGAAGCTCCAGCGCTTCGTGAGCCAGTACGGCCTCCCCGCGTATGACGCGCGCATCCTCACCTCGGAGCGCCCGCTGGCGGACTTCTTCGAGGCGTGTGCCCAGCGCTACCCGGATGCGAAGAAGCTCTCCAACTGGTTCCTCGGTGAGCTGCTGCGGCTCTTGAAGGAGAGCGGCACGCAGGTGTCCGAGGTGCGCTTCACGCCCGCCCAGCTCGGTGAACTCCTGGGGCTGGTGGACCAGGGCACCGTGTCCGCCAACGCCGGCAAGGATGTGTTGGCAGAGATGTTCCGCACGGGCCGCGCCCCCGTGGACATCGTCGCCGAGAAGGGGCTCGCGCAGGTCAGTGACACCGGCGCGATTGAAGCCGTGGTGGATGACATCCTCGCGAAGAACATGGGCGAGGTGGAGAAGTACCGCGCGGGCAAGAAGCAGGTGTTCGGCTTCTTCGTGGGTCAGGTGATGCGGGCCATGAAGGGCAAGGGCAACCCCACCCTCGTCAACGACCTCCTGAAGAAGAAGCTGGGCGACTGA
- a CDS encoding nitrilase-related carbon-nitrogen hydrolase, with product MEDALPVTHVELFALQPRLALEDYDSPAAFARKHRALAQRVSDSRARGTAGLPLHPALVVWPEWVGAPLGMMGHVSQRRSHSTIRGAMRSVALSEWWPLWSTWRDLHPPTREEGLHATRAARVHRVMHETFASIARDFGLWVVAGSAWLPSNRRGLDTPDFTPHGARTFNASYTFAPGGHHVATTRKVNLVPTREDTLRLSPGRPEDLSVVSTPFGRLATLLGYDAFPGPLTSREPYFVPCARYYDALRADILAHPSSARDAHPMAWRDDVLSAELPTFRNIRYAVTAQLAGALFEHTFEAPSCILERAEDGSTRVLARSAHPGDEDLLHATVPACPR from the coding sequence GTGGAAGACGCCCTTCCCGTCACGCATGTCGAGCTGTTCGCCCTCCAGCCGCGCCTCGCGCTGGAGGACTACGACTCCCCCGCCGCGTTCGCCCGGAAACACCGGGCACTCGCTCAACGGGTCAGCGACTCACGTGCGCGGGGCACGGCGGGCCTCCCGCTCCACCCCGCCCTCGTGGTGTGGCCGGAGTGGGTCGGTGCGCCGCTTGGGATGATGGGCCACGTCTCCCAGCGGCGGAGCCACTCGACAATACGCGGCGCCATGCGGAGCGTGGCCCTCTCGGAGTGGTGGCCCCTGTGGAGCACGTGGAGGGACCTCCATCCACCGACGCGCGAAGAGGGCCTCCACGCCACGCGCGCGGCACGGGTGCACCGGGTGATGCATGAGACGTTCGCCTCCATCGCCCGGGACTTCGGGCTGTGGGTGGTCGCGGGAAGCGCATGGCTCCCCAGCAATCGGCGAGGGCTCGACACTCCCGACTTCACGCCGCACGGAGCGCGCACCTTCAACGCCAGCTACACGTTTGCTCCGGGCGGCCACCACGTGGCGACGACTCGCAAGGTCAACCTGGTGCCCACGCGCGAGGACACGCTGCGCTTGAGCCCGGGCCGCCCCGAGGATTTGTCCGTCGTCTCCACGCCCTTCGGGCGGCTCGCGACCCTCCTGGGCTACGACGCCTTCCCCGGCCCGCTCACCTCGCGCGAGCCCTACTTCGTTCCCTGCGCGCGGTACTACGACGCCCTCCGCGCGGACATCCTCGCCCACCCGTCCTCCGCTCGAGACGCCCACCCGATGGCGTGGCGAGACGACGTCCTCTCCGCCGAACTCCCCACGTTCCGGAACATCCGCTACGCCGTGACGGCGCAGCTCGCGGGGGCCCTGTTCGAGCACACCTTCGAGGCGCCCTCGTGCATCCTCGAGCGCGCCGAGGACGGGAGCACACGCGTCCTCGCACGCTCAGCACATCCCGGTGACGAGGACCTGCTCCACGCCACCGTGCCCGCGTGTCCCCGGTAG
- the gatC gene encoding Asp-tRNA(Asn)/Glu-tRNA(Gln) amidotransferase subunit GatC, whose product MALTLEQVRHVATLARLALTPEEEQRMATQLSAVLDAVEQLQSLDVGAVEPTSHATLADSLLREDVTRPSLSPEQVLANAPAKSGTSFAVPKIIE is encoded by the coding sequence ATGGCCCTCACGCTCGAGCAGGTGCGACACGTGGCCACGCTGGCGCGGCTGGCGCTGACTCCTGAAGAGGAGCAGCGCATGGCCACCCAGCTGTCGGCGGTGTTGGACGCGGTGGAGCAGCTGCAATCCCTGGACGTGGGGGCCGTGGAGCCCACCTCGCATGCGACGCTCGCGGACTCGCTGTTGCGCGAGGACGTGACGCGTCCGTCGTTGTCGCCGGAGCAGGTGCTGGCCAACGCGCCGGCGAAGTCGGGCACGTCCTTCGCGGTGCCCAAAATCATCGAGTAG
- a CDS encoding isopenicillin N synthase family dioxygenase has protein sequence MSSTSRRIPLIDLSHYRSGTPTERARFVHTFGEGLREFGFVSLVGHGIDDGLIRRTYADVEKLFQLPDSVKTRYAVPELAGQRGYTGFGKEHAKDRKVGDLKEFWHVGRELPAGHPYLKHYGANVWPSEVPTFREHTMALFRELDGAAKMMLQALAEFFDVPRPTFSDMATDGNSVLRLIHYPPLRERFIPGGVRAAEHEDINLITLLCEGTASGLELLTRDGEWLPVDTLRGQIVVDSGDMLSRVTNEIIPATTHRVVNPRSSEEDTVRYSLPFFCHPYSDCVLKPLPCTETPDNPARHAPITAGDFLNQRLRENGLLK, from the coding sequence ATGTCCAGTACCTCACGCCGCATCCCCCTCATCGACCTGTCCCACTACCGCTCCGGTACCCCCACCGAACGCGCCCGCTTCGTCCACACCTTTGGCGAAGGGCTCCGCGAGTTTGGCTTCGTGTCCTTGGTGGGCCACGGCATCGACGACGGACTCATCCGGCGCACCTATGCGGACGTGGAGAAGCTCTTCCAACTCCCCGACTCCGTGAAGACGCGATACGCGGTGCCGGAGCTCGCCGGGCAGCGCGGCTACACCGGCTTCGGCAAGGAGCACGCGAAGGACCGCAAGGTCGGCGACCTGAAGGAGTTCTGGCACGTGGGCCGCGAGCTTCCCGCAGGGCACCCGTACCTGAAGCACTACGGCGCCAACGTGTGGCCCTCCGAGGTCCCCACGTTCCGCGAGCACACGATGGCCCTGTTCCGCGAGTTGGATGGCGCCGCGAAGATGATGCTCCAGGCCCTGGCAGAGTTCTTCGACGTGCCTCGCCCCACGTTCAGCGACATGGCCACCGATGGAAACTCGGTGCTGCGGCTCATCCACTACCCTCCCCTTCGCGAGCGCTTCATCCCCGGCGGAGTCCGCGCCGCCGAGCACGAGGACATCAACCTCATCACCCTGCTGTGCGAGGGCACCGCGTCCGGTCTGGAGCTCCTCACTCGCGATGGTGAGTGGCTGCCAGTGGACACCCTGCGCGGGCAGATTGTCGTGGACTCAGGCGACATGCTCAGTCGCGTGACGAACGAAATCATCCCCGCCACCACCCATCGCGTGGTGAATCCGCGAAGCTCCGAGGAGGACACGGTCCGCTACTCGCTGCCGTTCTTCTGCCACCCCTACTCGGACTGCGTGCTCAAGCCCTTGCCCTGCACCGAGACACCCGACAATCCCGCGCGCCACGCGCCCATCACCGCGGGCGACTTCCTCAACCAGCGTCTGCGAGAGAACGGCCTCCTCAAGTAG
- the gatA gene encoding Asp-tRNA(Asn)/Glu-tRNA(Gln) amidotransferase subunit GatA yields the protein MQLTDLSMLELAEKLAAGQVSSVEATRACLERIQRVDSTIRAFLRVDEKGALAAAEASDARRRAGNPASALDGVPVGLKDLFLTEGLETTAGSRVLEGFVPPMDATVVRLLREAGLPLLGKLNLDEFAMGSSNESSAYFPTHNPWDVTRTPGGSSGGSAAAVAAREVFGALGTDTGGSIRQPAAFTNTVGLKPTYGRVSRYGVIAYASSLDQPGPMTRTVADTAALLQVLARHDPLDSTSAPVKTPDYSAELENGVRGLKLGVPREYFAEGMDPEVEAAVRGALREYERLGAKLVDVSLPHTRYALATYYLIAPAEASSNLARYDGVRYGLRAKDAKGLKELYALTRERGFGSEVKRRIMLGTYALSAGYYDAYYLRAQKVRTLIREDFTRAFQQVDALLAPISPVAPFKLGEKVNDPLSMYLTDVYTLPCNLAGVPGLSVPCGFTKAGLPVGLQVLGRAFDEALLLRIARAFEREHDFFRRLAPV from the coding sequence ATGCAGCTCACGGACCTGTCGATGCTGGAGCTCGCGGAGAAGCTGGCCGCGGGTCAGGTGTCCTCCGTGGAAGCCACCCGCGCGTGCCTGGAGCGCATCCAGCGGGTGGATTCGACGATTCGCGCCTTCCTGCGCGTGGATGAAAAAGGAGCCCTCGCCGCCGCCGAGGCGAGCGACGCGCGCCGCCGCGCGGGCAATCCCGCAAGCGCCCTGGACGGTGTGCCGGTCGGGCTCAAGGACCTCTTCCTCACCGAGGGACTGGAGACCACCGCGGGCTCGCGTGTGCTGGAAGGCTTCGTGCCGCCGATGGACGCCACGGTGGTGCGCCTGCTGCGCGAGGCGGGGCTGCCCTTGCTGGGCAAGCTCAACCTGGACGAGTTCGCGATGGGCTCCTCCAACGAGTCCAGCGCGTACTTCCCGACGCACAATCCCTGGGATGTGACGCGCACGCCGGGAGGCTCCTCGGGAGGCTCGGCGGCGGCGGTGGCCGCGCGTGAGGTGTTCGGCGCGCTGGGCACGGACACGGGCGGTTCCATCCGTCAGCCCGCGGCCTTCACCAACACGGTGGGGCTCAAGCCGACCTACGGACGTGTGTCGCGGTACGGCGTCATCGCGTATGCGTCCTCGCTGGACCAGCCAGGGCCCATGACTCGCACGGTGGCGGACACGGCGGCGCTGCTCCAGGTGCTGGCGCGGCATGACCCGCTGGACTCCACCTCCGCGCCGGTGAAGACGCCGGACTACTCGGCCGAGCTGGAGAATGGAGTGCGCGGGTTGAAGCTGGGCGTGCCGCGCGAGTACTTCGCCGAGGGCATGGACCCCGAGGTGGAGGCCGCCGTGCGTGGCGCCCTGCGTGAGTACGAGCGGCTGGGCGCGAAGCTGGTGGACGTGTCGCTGCCACATACGCGGTACGCGCTGGCGACCTACTACCTCATCGCTCCCGCCGAGGCCTCCAGCAACCTGGCCCGCTACGACGGCGTGCGCTACGGCCTGCGCGCGAAGGACGCGAAGGGCCTCAAGGAGCTGTACGCGCTGACGCGTGAGCGCGGCTTCGGGTCCGAGGTGAAGCGCCGCATCATGCTGGGCACCTACGCGCTGTCGGCGGGCTACTACGACGCCTACTACCTGCGCGCGCAGAAGGTCCGCACGCTCATCCGCGAGGACTTCACGCGTGCCTTCCAGCAGGTGGACGCGCTCTTGGCGCCCATTTCTCCAGTGGCTCCGTTCAAGCTGGGCGAGAAGGTCAACGACCCGCTGTCCATGTACCTGACGGACGTCTACACCCTGCCGTGCAACCTGGCCGGTGTGCCGGGCCTGTCGGTGCCCTGTGGCTTCACGAAGGCGGGGCTTCCGGTGGGACTCCAGGTCCTGGGGCGGGCCTTCGACGAGGCCCTGCTGCTCCGCATCGCTCGTGCCTTCGAGCGCGAACACGACTTCTTCCGCCGCCTCGCGCCCGTCTAG
- the plsY gene encoding glycerol-3-phosphate 1-O-acyltransferase PlsY has translation MTLALVLLGYLAGSIPFGVLLTRWLRGVDVRQEGSGNIGATNVTRVAGKKLGALVLVLDAVKGALPVALAVRLVPGQPMVHVMVGLAAVLGHVYPVWLKLHGGKGVATALGVLLVLAPLAALAAGTAYIAIFLVSRVSSLGSLFAGATAVGTTACTAPAAEYTGLSAFLFVVMLWTHRSNIGRLLRRTERRF, from the coding sequence GTGACTCTCGCGCTCGTGCTGCTGGGTTATCTCGCCGGCTCCATCCCTTTTGGTGTCCTGCTGACGCGGTGGCTGCGTGGCGTGGACGTGCGCCAGGAGGGAAGTGGAAACATCGGGGCCACCAACGTCACCCGCGTCGCTGGAAAGAAGCTGGGCGCGCTGGTGCTGGTGCTGGACGCGGTGAAGGGCGCGCTGCCGGTGGCGCTCGCGGTGCGGTTGGTGCCGGGCCAGCCCATGGTCCACGTGATGGTGGGACTGGCCGCGGTGCTGGGCCATGTCTACCCGGTGTGGCTGAAGCTCCACGGAGGCAAGGGCGTGGCCACGGCGCTCGGGGTGTTGCTGGTGCTCGCGCCGCTGGCCGCGCTGGCCGCGGGGACGGCGTACATCGCCATCTTCCTGGTGTCGCGAGTCAGCTCCCTGGGCTCGCTCTTCGCGGGGGCCACGGCGGTGGGCACGACGGCCTGCACCGCTCCCGCGGCCGAATACACGGGCCTCTCAGCCTTCCTCTTCGTGGTCATGCTGTGGACGCACCGGAGCAACATTGGCCGGCTGCTGCGTCGCACGGAGCGGCGCTTCTGA
- a CDS encoding zf-TFIIB domain-containing protein, giving the protein MSDNEKPSSTEEEYFAREEIEKKRKLALQQAAQTAEKQREDLKKLHWMKCPKCGMDLQTLKQGNVELETCFNCGGVFLDSGELEQLMAQHGHEGSGKVMGAILNLFKRK; this is encoded by the coding sequence ATGTCGGACAATGAAAAGCCGTCCTCGACCGAAGAGGAGTACTTCGCTCGCGAGGAAATCGAGAAGAAGCGCAAGCTGGCGCTCCAGCAGGCCGCGCAGACCGCGGAGAAGCAGCGCGAGGACCTCAAGAAGCTGCACTGGATGAAGTGCCCCAAGTGCGGCATGGACCTGCAGACGCTCAAGCAGGGCAACGTGGAGCTGGAGACGTGCTTCAACTGTGGCGGCGTCTTCCTGGACTCGGGCGAGCTGGAGCAGCTCATGGCCCAGCATGGTCACGAGGGGAGCGGCAAGGTGATGGGCGCCATCCTCAACCTCTTCAAGCGCAAGTAG
- a CDS encoding THUMP domain-containing class I SAM-dependent RNA methyltransferase, with protein sequence MAERIALFATTARGTEDLLADELKELGARRIRQDRGGVRFMASLDEALMVCLWSRIAMRVLYPLGAFEARGAEGLYEAARSVPWEEHLTPTTTFAVDATLKDSEHSHSGFVALKVKDAIVDRMRDVVGTRPDVNTKNPDVSVVAHLSRDTLSLSLDLCGDSLNRRGYRVRPTVAPLKETLAAAILRAARYTGDEALVDPMCGSGTLLIEGGMIARKRAPGLNRDFAVERWPELGARARELLADLRADARRNERKVEVPIWGFDKDPEALDAAQRNTRAARLSEEITLAEGDATKLPPLPASTGLLLTNPPYGDRIGTGGQKGMKSFYYKLGESLRVPGWRVWVLCGNPAFESAFHARPSARRELWNGPIDCTLLGYRPSGGGDEDSEAPLRATQQPANVAPVRPQHDHEEEG encoded by the coding sequence ATGGCTGAACGTATTGCCCTTTTCGCCACCACGGCTCGCGGCACCGAGGACCTGCTCGCGGATGAGCTCAAGGAGCTCGGCGCGCGCCGCATCCGCCAGGACCGAGGAGGCGTGCGCTTCATGGCCTCGCTCGACGAGGCGCTCATGGTCTGCCTCTGGTCCCGCATCGCGATGCGGGTCCTCTACCCCTTGGGTGCCTTCGAGGCCCGTGGCGCTGAAGGGCTCTACGAGGCCGCCCGAAGTGTCCCCTGGGAGGAGCACCTGACGCCCACCACGACGTTCGCGGTGGACGCCACGCTGAAGGACAGCGAGCACAGCCACTCCGGCTTCGTCGCCCTCAAGGTGAAGGACGCCATCGTCGACCGGATGCGCGACGTCGTGGGCACCCGGCCCGACGTCAACACGAAGAATCCCGACGTGAGCGTGGTCGCGCACCTGTCTCGCGACACCCTGTCGCTCTCGCTCGACCTCTGTGGCGATTCACTGAACCGCCGGGGCTATCGCGTGCGCCCCACCGTCGCTCCGCTCAAGGAGACGCTGGCCGCCGCCATCCTGCGCGCCGCGCGCTACACCGGAGACGAGGCCCTCGTCGACCCGATGTGTGGCTCCGGCACGCTGTTGATTGAGGGCGGGATGATTGCCCGGAAGCGAGCCCCCGGACTCAACCGGGACTTCGCGGTGGAGCGGTGGCCGGAACTGGGCGCACGTGCTCGCGAGTTGCTCGCCGACCTGCGCGCGGATGCTCGCCGCAACGAGCGCAAGGTGGAGGTCCCCATCTGGGGCTTCGACAAGGACCCGGAGGCACTGGACGCCGCGCAACGCAACACACGCGCCGCCAGATTGTCGGAGGAAATCACCCTCGCCGAGGGCGACGCCACGAAGCTGCCGCCGCTCCCCGCCTCGACCGGCCTGCTGCTCACCAATCCGCCTTACGGCGACCGGATTGGCACCGGCGGGCAGAAGGGCATGAAGAGCTTCTACTACAAGCTGGGCGAGTCCCTGCGCGTGCCCGGCTGGCGAGTCTGGGTGCTCTGCGGCAACCCCGCCTTCGAGAGCGCCTTCCACGCGCGCCCCTCGGCACGCCGGGAGCTGTGGAACGGCCCCATCGACTGCACGCTGCTCGGCTACCGCCCCTCGGGAGGCGGCGACGAGGACTCAGAAGCGCCGCTCCGTGCGACGCAGCAGCCGGCCAATGTTGCTCCGGTGCGTCCACAGCATGACCACGAAGAGGAAGGCTGA